In Gemmatimonadaceae bacterium, the sequence TGCGGTGGCGCACGAGCTACGGGCAGAACATTCTGAATCACTCGCAGGAAGTGGCGTGGCTCGCCGGCATCATGGCGGCCGAGCTGGGCCTCGACGTGGCAATGGCGCGCCGCGGCGCGCTGCTGCACGACATCGGCAAGGTGCTCACGCACGAGCATGAGGGCACCCACGTGCAGCTCGGCGTGGAGATGGCGACGCGCTACGGCGAGCATCCACTCGTCATCAACTGCATCGCCGCGCACCACGACGACGTTCCGCACGAGAGCGAGATCTCCGTGCTCGTGCAGGCCGCCGATGCGATTTCCGGCTCGCGTCCGGGGGCGCGCCGTGAAGCGTTCGAAACCTACGTCAAGCGTCTCGAGGGACTCGAGCGCATCGCGTCGAGCTATCGCGGCGTCGAGAAGGTGTTCGCCATCCAGGCCGGCCGCGAAGTGCGCGTGATTGTCACGCCGGACGACGTGGACGACGCGCGGATGACGACGCTGAGCGAAGAAATCGCGCGACGCATCGAGGCAGAGCTTCAGTATCCCGGACAGATCAAGATCGTGCTGATCCGCGAGACACGCGCGGTGGACTTTGCGCGCTGAACTCATAGACGGCGT encodes:
- the rny gene encoding ribonuclease Y, which gives rise to KETAEREAKKITALAIQRFSSGHFSELMTSTVALPSDDLKGRIIGREGRNIRAFELATGVDVIIDDTPDTVVVSCFDPVRREVARLSLEKLVADGRIHPGRIEEVVAKSREEVDAGIIDTGERAAYASGVHGLHQEIIKLIGRMRWRTSYGQNILNHSQEVAWLAGIMAAELGLDVAMARRGALLHDIGKVLTHEHEGTHVQLGVEMATRYGEHPLVINCIAAHHDDVPHESEISVLVQAADAISGSRPGARREAFETYVKRLEGLERIASSYRGVEKVFAIQAGREVRVIVTPDDVDDARMTTLSEEIARRIEAELQYPGQIKIVLIRETRAVDFAR